The Puntigrus tetrazona isolate hp1 chromosome 19, ASM1883169v1, whole genome shotgun sequence genome has a segment encoding these proteins:
- the LOC122324080 gene encoding aurora kinase A and ninein-interacting protein: MKSAKNAKVRPAASAKEEECGIWLDTKELKEKKQQKQQTRPISTLLNPLARSGGYSVAVALSFTQTKLNMPVTRQSTISTFFSPKSRDLPPSAGASSSMHTEAHTGAKRKHDFILEPSTEPASQTSDVYCDEGFERLSAKDKKEQSFLHLICGTNPEEEEPPQKKRHVVHYAENVSETQECCKKETSNEYTNQTVPETETFFCKDMVVWKPFEDAHRHFLKSPDPKHANKHGLRDQKASVKGSILTSRPVNENHKRLSASVNIDKSQEQSWHKNKASPMKRIGKENRWSPSPIKSPTWHFKHCLITSPAKCRLKEKCTFSPKKLRVEPADTEMVGEPLSTLFTQDSEGFCVIAHREQHLKSPLIDRSNLFVGTGDGNNPSAASLEKEEEESDLEPEMLFTQDSEGNTVIKH; encoded by the exons ATGAAATCCGCTAAGAACGCTAAAGTGAGACCCGCAGCATCAGCTAAAGAAGAAGAGTGTGGAATATGGCTCGACACAAAAgagttaaaagaaaagaaacaacag aaacagCAGACACGTCCAATATCCACATTACTGAACCCACTGGCGAGATCAGGGGGATACAGTGTGGCAGTCGCCCTCAGTTTCACTCAGACCAAACTCAACATGCCTGTCACTAGACAAAGCACTATATCAACCTTCTTTTCACCCAAATCCAGAG ACCTTCCCCCGAGTGCTGGTGCGTCCAGTTCCATGCACACAGAGGCACACACCGGAGCCAAACGGAAACACGATTTCATTTTGGAGCCATCTACAGAGCCAGCCAGTCAAACATCTGATGTGTACTGTGATGAAGGTTTTGAAAGACTGTCGGCCAAGGACAAAAAAGAACAGTCTTTTCTCCATTTAATATGTGGTACTAATCCAGAAGAAGAGGAACCGCctcaaaaaaagagacatgttGTCCATTATGCAGAAAATGTGTCAGAGACGCAAGAATGTTGCAAAAAAGAAACTTCAAATGAATATACAAATCAGACGGTTCCTGAAACTGAGACCTTCTTTTGCAAGGATATGGTGGTCTGGAAGCCCTTTGAAGATGCACATAGGCATTTCCTTAAGTCTCCAGATCCTAAACACGCGAACAAACATGGTTTACGAGATCAGAAGGCCTCAGTTAAGGGCTCTATCTTAACTTCTAGGCCTGTCAATGAGAACCACAAGAGATTGAGTGCTTCTGTGAATATCGATAAAAGTCAGGAGCAGTCTTGGCATAAGAATAAAGCATCACCCATGAAACGGATTGGGAAGGAGAATAGGTGGTCTCCATCACCTATTAAAAGTCCAACGTGGCATTTTAAACACTGTCTAATTACCAGTCCAGCTAAATGCAGGTTGAAGGAGAAATGCACTTTTTCCCCAAAAAAGTTACGTGTGGAACCTGCAGACACAGAGATGGTTGGAGAACCCCTTTCTACGTTGTTCACTCAGGACTCGGAGGGCTTCTGTGTGATTGCTCACCGTGAGCAGCACTTAAAGAGCCCACTAATAGACCGGAGCAATTTATTTGTGGGCACAGGTGACGGGAATAATCCATCTGCTGCTTCTTTagaaaaagaggaggaggaatcCGATCTAGAGCCAGAGATGCTCTTCACCCAAGACTCAGAGGGAAACACGGTCATCAAGCATTAG
- the vps28 gene encoding vacuolar protein sorting-associated protein 28 homolog has protein sequence MFHGIPASGVMGGAPANKPELYEEVKLYKNAREREKYDNMAELFAVVKTLQALEKAYIKDCVTPNEYTGACSRLLVQYKAAFKQVQGSDVGSIDDFCRKYRLDCPLAMERIKEDRPITIKDDKGNLNRCIADIVSLFITVMDKLRLEIRAMDEIQPDLRELMETMNRMSNMPPDSEAKDKVSLWLTTLSSMSASDELDDSQVRQMLFDLESAYNAFNRFLHSS, from the exons ATGTTTCACGGAATACCTGCCTCTGGAGTGATGGGAGGAG CACCTGCCAACAAGCCAGAACTCTATGAG GAAGTGAAATTGTACAAAAAtgccagagaaagagaaaa GTATGACAACATGGCAGAGTTGTTTGCTGTGGTCAAAACACTTCAGGCCCTGGAAAAAGCCTACATTAAGGATTGTGTGACTCCAAACGA ataCACAGGAGCTTGCTCAAGATTGCTTGTCCAGTACAAGGCTGCTTTCAAACAAGTCCAGGGATCGGATGTGGGCTCCATTGATGACTTTTGTAGGAAATACAGA CTGGACTGTCCGCTGGCTATGGAAAGAATCAAAGAGGATCGACCGATCACCATTAAGGATGACAAGGGCAACCTGAATCGCTGCATTGCAGACATAGTTtct CTCTTTATCACAGTTATGGACAAACTTCGACTTGAGATTCGTGCCATGGATGAG ATCCAGCCTGACCTGAGAGAGCTCATGGAGACCATGAATAGAATGAGCAACATGCCTCCAGATTCAGAGGCCAAAGACAAAGTCAGTCTCTG GTTAACCACACTGAGCAGCATGTCTGCGTCTGATGAGCTGGATGACTCCCAGGTTCGCCAGATGCTGTTTGACCTGGAGTCTGCCTACAACGCCTTTAATCGTTTCTTACACTCTTCTTAA
- the mapk15 gene encoding mitogen-activated protein kinase 15 → MNITEVEEHITLKYEIKRRLGKGAYGIVWKAVDRKTGETVAVKKIFDAFRNRTDAQRTFREIMFLQEFGDHPNIIKLLNVIRAQNDKDIYLVFEFMDTDLHAVIKKGSLLKDIHKRYVMYQLLKATKYLHSGNVIHRDQKPSNILLDSDCFVKLCDFGLARSLYQIQEDAVNPALTEYVATRWYRAPEILLGSSRYTKGVDMWSIGCILGEMLLGKPLFPGTSTINQIEKIMSAIPHPSTEDVLAIRSEYGASVIQRMLLRPPVTLDEILPAPVPPDALDLVQRLLVFNPDKRLSAEEALQHPYVSKFHNPAREPSLVYNVILPVDDDIQLSVAQYRNKLYEMILEKRASRQMHRQPHFTQKSEEKTTGVNGDRGMEKSNETGAGSQSEGKRGVDGDHDRKSPNDKKSSNGTRAAVAKPLSRPEQTLSAPESTSPAVSPSVAKTSYNPITHMPNGLVKQHHYPAHSQKIGRNQETGGVLSADGANGPVVVDQRGRSAPVARTNSFSLTLAQPQNNPLLRKDEPIVSPGLCVTSARLNQRSNSHSRDAKLPPRFSKKVFQGNSNVSAAGDPRAKLGSYSQAYGTISKSGLDNLLRK, encoded by the exons ATGAACATCACAGAGGTGGAAGAACACATTACCTTAAAATACGAAATCAAGAGAAGACTTGGGAAAGGG GCATATGGAATTGTTTGGAAGGCGGTGGACAGAAAAACAGGGGAGACCGTTGCGGTGAAGAAAATCTTTGATGCCTTTAGGAATCGAACAGATGCTCAG AGAACCTTCAGAGAAATTATGTTCCTCCAG GAGTTTGGGGATCATcctaatataattaaattactgAATGTCATTAGAGCCCAAAATGACAAAGACATTTACCTTGTGTTTGAATTCATGG ACACAGACCTACATGCAGTAATAAAGAAAGGCAGTCTATTAAAAGACATCCATAAGCGTTATGTCATGTACCAGCTTCTTAAAGCAACAAAATACCTTCATTCAGGCAATGTAATTCATAGGGACCAAAAG CCATCCAACATCTTACTAGACTCAGACTGCTTTGTAAAGCTGTGTGACTTTGGCTTGGCAAGGTCCTTGTACCAGATCCAAGAGGATGCTGTGAACCCTGCCTTGACAGAGTATGTGGCAACACGATGGTACAGGGCCCCTGAAATTCTCTTGGGATCCAGTAG GTACACAAAAGGTGTAGACATGTGGAGCATAGGTTGCATTCTGGGAGAGATGCTCCTGGGCAAGCCTCTCTTCCCCGGGACGTCTACCATtaatcaaatagaaaaaatCATGAGCGCCATTCCACATCCTTCTACAGAGG ATGTGTTGGCTATCAGATCGGAGTATGGGGCTTCTGTGATTCAGAGAATGCTGCTTAG ACCGCCGGTGACATTAGATGAAATTCTGCCGGCACCGGTGCCACCTGACGCCCTTGATTTAGTGCAGCGCCTGCTGGTTTTCAATCCAGACAAGAGACTCAGTGCAGAGGAAGCTCTGCAGCACCCTTACGTGTCCAA GTTTCACAACCCAGCCAGAGAGCCTAGTTTGGTCTATAATGTCATTTTGCCAGTGGACGATGATATCCAGCTCTCCGTCGCTCAGTACAGAAACAAACTCTATGAG ATGATCCTGGAAAAAAGGGCCAGTCGTCAGATGCACAGACAACCTCATTTCACACAGAAATCAGAAGAGAAGACTACAGGAGTGAATGGGGACAGAGGAATGGAAAAAAGCAATGAAACAGGTGCTGGATCTCAAAGTGAAGGCAAGCGTGGCGTGGATGGAGACCATGACAGGAAATCACCTAATGACAAGAAGAGCTCTAATGGTACCAGAGCAGCTGTTGCGAAACCTCTCAGTAGGCCTGAGCAAACACTTTCAGCTCCTGAAAGCACCAGCCCAGCAGTGAGCCCCTCTGTGGCCAAAACCTCTTATAACCCCATCACACACATGCCCA aTGGTTTAGTCAAACAGCACCACTACCCAGCTCATTCTCAGAAAATTGGGAGAAATCAGGAGACTGGAGGTGTACTGTCTGCAGATGGTGCTAATGGGCCTGTG GTTGTAGACCAGCGAGGTCGCTCCGCCCCTGTGGCACGTacaaactctttctctctcacactagCACAGCCCCAAAATAATCCCCTGCTTCGCAAAGATGAACCCATTGTTTCCCCTGGGTTATGTGTCACCTCTGCTCGCTTG